One Caloenas nicobarica isolate bCalNic1 chromosome 31, bCalNic1.hap1, whole genome shotgun sequence genomic region harbors:
- the KCNN3 gene encoding small conductance calcium-activated potassium channel protein 3: METSGHHLHDSGVGDLEEDARCPCPLAGDERAPAPPPPAALPPLQHSLLHSSPGSLRAPPPPPAAPAALHPSSRHGSQLNLGDHPAGSGPAGGKHRQPSPLVHRRDSNPFTEIAMSSCKYSGGVMKPLSRLSASRRNLIEAEPEAQPLQLFGTGGPPEIVVSREDNHAPAAHRPERPPARAAPAAFAKGPKRKAQNIGYRLGHRRALFEKRKRLSDYALIFGMFGIVVMVIETELSWGLYSKDSMFSLALKCLISLSTVILLGLIIAYHTREVQLFVIDNGADDWRIAMTYERILYISLEMLVCAIHPIPGEYKFFWTARLAFSYTPSRAEADVDIILSIPMFLRLYLIARVMLLHSKLFTDASSRSIGALNKINFNTRFVMKTLMTICPGTVLLVFSISLWIIAAWTVRVCERYHDQQDVTSNFLGAMWLISITFLSIGYGDMVPHTYCGKGVCLLTGIMGAGCTALVVAVVARKLELTKAEKHVHNFMMDTQLTKRIKNAAANVLRETWLIYKHTKLLKKIDHAKVRKHQRKFLQAIHQLRSVKMEQRKLSDQANTLVDLSKMQNVMYDLITELNDRSEDLEKQLGSLESKLEQLSATFNSLPLLMADMLRQQHQRLLAAVLETRGVAVPLGTPQTPLSESPIGVSSTSFPTPYTSSSSC, from the exons ATGGAAACGTCGGGGCATCACCTTCACGATTCGGGCGTGGGCGACTTGGAGGAAGACGCTCGCTGCCCGTGCCCGTTGGCGGGGGATGAGCGGGcaccggcgccgccgccgcccgccgcgctgccgccgctccagcacagcctgttGCACTCCTCGCCCGGGTCGCTCCGggcccctcctcctcctcccgccgcccccgccgccctccaCCCTTCCTCCCGCCACGGCAGCCAGCTCAACCTCGGCGACCACCCGGCGGGCTCGGGACCGGCGGGCGGCAAACACCGGCAACCGAGCCCCCTGGTGCACCGGCGGGACAGCAACCCCTTCACCGAGATCGCCATGAGCTCCTGCAAGTACAGCGGGGGGGTGATGAAGCCCCTGAGCCGGCTCAGCGCATCCCGGCGGAACCTCATCGAGGCCGAACCGGAGGCGCAGCCCTTGCAGCTCTTCGGTACCGGCGGACCCCCCGAAATCGTCGTCTCGCGCGAGGACAACCACGCGCCCGCCGCCCACCGGCCCGAGCGCCCACCCGCCcgcgcggcccccgccgccTTCGCCAAGGGGCCCAAGCGCAAGGCGCAGAACATCGGGTACCGGCTGGGGCACCGGCGGGCGCTCTTCGAGAAGAGGAAGCGGCTCAGCGACTACGCGCTCATCTTCGGCATGTTCGGCATCGTCGTCATGGTCATCGAGACCGAGCTCTCCTGGGGGCTCTACTCCAAG GACTCCATGTTCTCCCTGGCCCTGAAATGCCTTATCAGCCTCTCCACCGTCATCCTGCTGGGGCTCATCATCGCCTACCACACGCGGGAGGTGCAG CTCTTTGTGATCGACAACGGAGCCGACGACTGGCGGATAGCGATGACGTACGAGCGCATCCTCTACATCAGCCTGGAGATGCTGGTTTGTGCCATCCACCCCATCCCCGGGGAGTACAAATTTTTCTGGACAGCCCGCCTGGCTTTCTCCTACACGCCTTCGCGGGCCGAGGCGGACGTGGACATCATCCTGTCCATCCCCATGTTCCTGCGCCTCTACCTGATCGCTCGGGTgatgctgctgcacagcaaGCTCTTCACCGACGCCTCCTCCCGCAGCATCGGGGCGCTCAACAAGATCAACTTCAACACCCGCTTCGTCATGAAGACCCTCATGACCATCTGCCCCGGGACGGTGCTGCTGGTCTTCAGCATTTCCCTCTGGATCATTGCGGCATGGACGGTGCGGGTGTGCGAGAG GTACCACGACCAGCAGGACGTCACCAGCAACTTCCTGGGTGCCATGTGGCTCATCTCCATCACCTTCCTCTCCATCGGCTACGGCGACATGGTCCCGCACACCTACTGCGGGAAGGGGGTCTGCCTGCTCACCGGCATCATG GGTGCTGGCTGTACTGCGCTGGTGGTGGCCGTGGTGGCCCGGAAGCTGGAACTCACCAAAGCCGAGAAGCACGTCCACAACTTCATGATGGACACGCAGCTCACCAAGCGG ATCAAGAACGCGGCCGCCAACGTCCTGCGGGAAACGTGGCTCATCTACAAGCACACGAAGCTGCTGAAGAAGATCGACCACGCCAAAGTCAGGAAGCACCAGAGGAAATTCCTCCAAGCCATTCACCA GTTGCGGAGTGTGAAGATGGAGCAGAGGAAGCTGAGCGACCAAGCGAACACCCTGGTCGACCTCTCGAAG ATGCAGAACGTGATGTACGACCTCATCACCGAGCTCAACGACCGCAGCGAGGACCTGGAGAAGCAACTGGGCAGCCTGGAATCCAAACTGGAGCAGCTCAGTGCCACCTTCAACTCCCTGCCCCTGCTGATGGCCGACATGCTGCGGCAGCAGCACCAGCGCCTGCTCGCTGCCGTCCTGGAGACCCGGGGTGTCGCGGTGCCGCTGGGCACCCCCCAAACGCCGCTCTCCGAGAGCCCCATCGGGGTCAGCTCCACCTCCTTCCCGACCCCGTACACGAGCTCGAGCAGCTGCTAA